The DNA sequence ttatttaaccCAGTTTATGACTAGGATattgagaaattaaaataaacaaaagggCAGGCATTAACATTAAGAACAAAATGATGTGACAAATTTAAGAACTGAAAATTTTCACCCAAACAGACTATTGTTTCTCAGgctaaattaattataatttgtcGAATTTATTTTATCCAAACTGAAATATATAGCCCATGCTTCTTAAGCTAACTTATAATATAGTAACAGTGAATTAATAAGATTTTTCAGCAAGCCAACCAAGTCCTCTTGAAATGCCGAATTAGTTTTGATACTTAACGAGATGTAACTTAGTTCCTTCCATAACTGTGGCAGCCCAGAGAAGAGCACCATCATCAAGATCAAAACCGTTCATTCGGAGTACCTTGTGTTCAACGTCAATAATGCTTTGTTCTGCGCAAACTTTCGCCTTCAACTCCCCCACGGTAGCACCATCATGGACTTCACACACATAATAAAAGCGACTATACTCCACGTAGATTTCGACTTTAATTTTGGTAAGGACAGTAAGGGAAGCATTAGGAGGAATGTGATAGTTTTGCAGAGTCAGTTCATCCCTGAGGAACTGCCCTTCCCATGAGAGCTCTTGCCTGTCTGCTGGGACTGGGATGTGAAGCGCTTCACAAATCAGTACTTTCACTTCGATAATTCGTGCAGCGACGGGTATCTCCAGAGTGGATATTGCTCCTCTCCGTAAAACTATGATCCGCATGTTCTGTCAAATAACAttcattttgttatatatgAAACTGTGCATGCATTATGCATATAAACTTAGAAAAAGAACATTAGAATTTAATTTGCAATCACAAATGAATCATGTACTGGATAAAGCTTATGGAGTGGAAAAATGCTTACCGCCGGAGGCAAATTAGAGTCGGGATCCATTGTGCCGCTGATTAGTTAATGCTTCAATGCGAGAGGGATCAGCTTGTTAAAATGTATCTCCTCATGGCATTAGCATGGGGTTGGTTGTTCGAATGTGATTTGCATGCATCGAATGGTCCTTTTTAAGTCATGCATATTTTGTTCCAAAACTAGTTaacgaaaaaataatttcagaaTGAAAACTTTAGACTGAACATGATGAAGTAACCCAACTTTTATTTCTCAGCTCACACGCACTGCAAACTATATGTTGAAGAATACacaagtcccacatcggaaatttaataaaataaaaagttccatataataaatggttccactcctaataacatcgatgtcttttgtataaaacccCACACCGACTTTGTAGGTagttaagttggggacaatatcggTGTTGTTAGTAATGAGTCACTGACCCGTCTCTCTAGTCTTAACATAGTATCAGAGCGGGTTGATTGATTGTGCCTGAATTGGGCCTCTATCCTTACCCAATATGTGGTGTTCACATGTTGGGCTTGAATGCTTACCCTTACCCTTTACCCAATACGTGGTGCTCACGTGTTGGGCTTGAATGTTTGACTCCGATGTGGATTTGGCTCCACGTGTGGCGCACTATGTTGTGGTCCCACGTGAAGGGGTGTGTTGAAGAATGAGTCACACATCGGAAActtgattaaataaaataaaatacataataaATAGTTCTACTACTAATATCACCGaggccttttgtgataaaactcCACACCTACTGGGTTTTGTAGGTGGTTAAATTGGGGACAATATCGGTGTTGTTAGTAGTAGGGCCGTCTCTCTGAATTTAACATGATATTAGAGCGGGTCGGTTGATTGGGCCCGATTAAactcaaatcaaacaaaaactccaaattgaatcaaaaccaaacaaaccccaaatactccacacccaaaaaaagaaaaaaaaaagtgactgATGTGGAATTGGTTGCACGTGTGGCCCACTAAAAAAGTGGTCCCACGTGAGGAGAagtgttgaagaatacacgagccccacatcggaaacttaacaaaataaaaagtcttaTACAATGAATGGTTTCAATCCTAATAACATCGAGaccttttgtataaaacccAACACCTACTAAATAGGTGGTTAAATTTGGGATAATATCGATATTGCTAGTGGTAGACCAAATGTCAAATACATACGTATAATCATTAGCACACtatatgtataaaataaactgaaacGTTATCTACTTGTATATAAAAGTTCGACTCTAAGACATCCGACTTTACAACTTGCTCCCAATATATGTTTATCATGTATAGTGCCCCTTCAACCCTAAAATAAGAGAAAATATTGGCTGATATTTCATCATGGCTTAGGAGAGAACGTAAGTCAGACAGAATAGTGATGATCTGATTTGGTGTTCCtaatttttattctctttttctattGGCCCCTTCAAAACATTTAACTCATGGGACACTTGAGTTGAGACACAAGAAACACAAGAATGGATATGAGAAAGACGAAACAAATAGATTAATCGAACGAGATGGACGAAAATTGAGATAAGGGAGTGATACCCTTAAAATAAAGGGAGATACACTATAATACCTAATATATGagcttaaattattaaaaagaaaaaaaaaacttatatgaaatgaactttagaaacacacccaaaacccatttacaacataacaaaaaggcttttaacttcttttaaattacaaaactgcaattgatttcttaaaacaaactcaacccaaaaacctcataaaaaaatccaaaacactcaatgaggcatcaaagtaattaaaattaaattcaatagggtcaGCTATTATTtttggggggtttttttttttgtttgtttataaaaattaaatggtgtatggtttatttatagttttagtactAAGAAggggtatatgactaaatatctctaaaatAAACCAATAGTTTAACATGAATCATTAATGATTTAAGAAGGAAATTGTCAAGCACTTAGAGCAAAATTTGGCTCTTTAAAATTGAGCAGGAGCACATCCTCACAACAAATGGAATTTTGGCACTTGATAAATtgcaaaagataaataaataaataaataaatgaatttgacAAGTATCAAAACCCTATTTGTTTTGAGGAGCCAaaatttttccttattttattaacattaattaataattataaattagaaGGAAGCCGCATGaacatttgaaaaatattttgtaacTGCTATTCATATCCATATTATGTTGGGGGCATATAAGAGTTCTTAAGTTCAAACTCTTATGACACCATAAATTCTTTAGACACATTAATATATGAGAAATTAGAATATTGGCTGGTGGATAAGATTTGAACGGGAAAGTAATTGTTCTCTGTTTTCACCGTGCCGTGATGTGCTGATTTAAGAACTGAGATTTTTCACCCAAACAGATCTTTATTGCATATATTCATCTTCCAACAGATacacatttattttaaatttccaaACACCATACTGTTAAGCTAAGTTAATTATACTCTGTCGCGAATTTATTTTTCGTCTAAACTACTGTGAACTCATAAGATTTTGCAGCAAGCCAAAGTTAACCAAGTTCCATTGAAATGGTGAAGTCTGCATATCATCTCACCTACGCATTGAAACGCTCAACGAGGTATAACGTAGTTCCTTCCACAACTCCAACAGCAAACAATTGAGCATCATCAGGAAGATAAGCATTCCCCATTCGGAGTACCTTATTTTCGATGACAACGTCGTGTTCTGCATGAagttttgccttcaactgaTCTATGGTAGTACTATCGTGGATGACATATTCATATTGAATGTCGCCAGCCTCTAAGTAGATCGTGACTTTAATTTTTTCGAGGAGAATAATTGAGGTCTCAGAAGGAATGTTATAGTCTTGTAGAGTCAGTTCATCCCTTAGGAATTGCCCTGCCCATGAGAGCTCTTGCCTTTCTACTGGGAATGGGATGCGAAGCACTTCCAAAATAAGTTGCTTTACGCCGATAATTTGTGTAGCGAGAGAAATCAGCAGAATGGATTCTCCTCCACTCCATACGAATGTGATGAGCGGGGTCTGTCAAATACCAATTATTCTgttatatatatcaaattgtGCAGGCAAATAAACTCAGAAAAAGAATATTatgatttaattattattCCCAAATGAATGATTTATTATAAGATAAAAGGCTTATGGAGTGCAAAAATGCTTACTTCCGGAGGCGGATTGGAGTCGGGATGGTGGAAGGGATCAAAATCGAATATTTCGTTGGGATCATAGTCTTCCCACATTGTGCCACTAGATAGTTTTATGCATGCTTCAATGTGCGAAGGGGAATGATCTTGTGAAAATGTATCTCCTCATGGCATTAGCATGGGGTTGCCTTGAATGTGatttgcatgtctttaatTCATGCATATTTTGTTCCAAAACTTTTGACTAAACATGAAGTCAACCCAAGTTAATTATTGTCACGCATCTTCTATGTGAAAATGCAGCCAATGCCATAAAGAACAATTTAAACTTCATTAATCTAAACTTAAGCATAAGAATAGGACCATGTCAACATGCATACGATTGATGTCAGAAATAAGATTGATGTCAAGTTAGGTTTAATGTCAATTACTTTACCTTTACGTGTAACTTATTAATTATTGGTTTAGTGATATTTTACCTCTACAATATTGGAAGATATAGTAGAAATGAACATAAGTGGATTGGATTTTTATTGTTTCGACaaataaagagaaagatatagatttttattttgtttcaacaaataaagaaaaaagtcgCCGTCTATGGGAATCGAACCCACGACCACACGGTTAAAAGCCGTGCGCTCTACCGGCTGAGCTAAGACGGCATTTGCATCACAACAGATTTTGAAAACCCTAACCTCTACACAAACGTGAAGCCACTTGGAGTAATAGCATCAACATAATCTAAGCTTGACTTATAGAACGTAGATCATGAATATTTGAGATGCAAGtatgtacccaaaaaaataatatcattgatattgtgggagcaaatattttCGTTTCCAATCACAGCACGCTacgtggaaaagaaaatgatctcttaaattaattaattgaaccagtttatctggctaattaattaattgggataaatatcttaattaatatgatattatctttatttaataagataatatcattaattcagatattatcctaataaagagaagataatatcattaattcagatattatcttcataaaaggagataatatcatttatttCAGATATTATCTAAGTCCGACTCGATCCCTACGACTTTGGGTGGAGAATAAACTCAGCATATTCTCTACAAAACCCTActcccgaggctcctataaatagaggacctcattcatcattcaaggtacatctaaacctattCCTAATACCCAAGAAAAATAcctgaagctctctctccctctccactctccatattttctccacacggctccggccaccacacacggctctgGCTGCCCGGTTCACACCATACAtacaactccgtacccttgcttagctattgttttcctacaaacactcgaactaacttaggcattggagggcctttggccaacaccccccatgtgtggtctatttactccaatatttttttacaggAAACGAGGAAGAGATAGAAGGAAGGCCGAAAGTTGAGGGATCTAGAAGTGAACATTCttccgtgagattatttgcacaaacagatACATTAGAAGAACAGAGAGCCTATATCTTAATTTTATTGTGTACATAATTGGTTATAGATTTCAGAAAATTCGAGTTTTCCCCTTAAATTCTAATCAAACTTTTTTCTCAAGAGCCTCTATGAATTTCAGGAAGTTACACAAAAAGATTGGACTTGAATTCCAAGCCCTCATTAGAGTCTGAAAACCAGGCCTGAAGCCCAGAACCGACCCAAAGTAAATAATCGGGCCTTTCCTTTAAGATTCAAAATAATTAGCCCGTCTTTATATATTCAACAGCCCCGATCTGACCCGGAGTAAGTCCAAGCTGAATTTCGTGCTTGTGTAATGTGTTACATTTTCACCTCAATGCTTTCGCGCCTTACTTTCTTTGTCATTTTCTCCCTCCCagtttttcttgttgttgttatgtttttataaataagcTCATTttagtataatatattatacaaaaacCTATATAGAGTCTATTTAGAGAGAAAAATCCAGAACTAGTTGcttgtcattttttaattgtttcttagaaaattttaacacACTAAGAATCAATTAAAAATGACAAGCGACTAGTTTTGGGGTTTCTTTCCAAATAGGGCTCTGTAAGGATTTTTGTATAACCAAGTCCCATTGAAACGCTAAGTTATTTTTCCATACCATCTCACATACGTTTTTTATCCTCAATGAGAAATAACTAAGCTCCTTCAACATCTCCGGCAACCAAGAGTTGAGCATGATCATCAAGATAACTATTATCCACCATCCAGAGTACCTTATGTTCAATGTCTACGCCTTGTTCCGTCTGAAGTTTTGCCTTCAACTCACCCACGGTAATACCATCGAAGACTACGTACACATAACAATGGCCATCGAACTCCAAGTAGATCTTGACTTCAATTTTCTTATAGATAACAAGGAAAGCAGTAGGGGGAATGTGATAGTCTTGCAGAGTCAGTTCATCTTTCAGGCACTGCCCTTCCCATGAGAGCTCTTGCCTATCTATTGGGATGGGGATGCGAAGCACTTCTGAAATCAGTAGCTTTACGTCGATAATTCTTGTAGCCATGGGAACCAGCAGAATGGATTCTCCTCCACTCCATAGGAATGTGATCAGCGAGGTCTGTCAAATACCAATCAATTTGTCATAAActtagaaaaaaaagaaagaaaattagaatttaATTAGCAGTCACAAATTAGTGAGTTACAGGATGCTTACCGCTGGAGGCAAATAATTCATTGTGGTTATAACTTGTACGTGTGCTTAAATGCGAAAGGGGAATGAGAGCTTGTTAAAATGTATCTCCTCATGGCAATGGCATTATCATGGTGTTGGTCGAATGTTATTTGCATGCATCGAAAAGGTCCTTTTTAAGTCTCATGCATATTTTGTTCCAAAACTAGAAAcgaaaaagaaatttcagaACGAAAACTTTAGAACTTGGTTGCTGTCACGCACTGCCTGTAAGAGTGGCTACGCTTTGGTTATATTGTCGCTAAGGGGTCGTTTGGCACGGCAGACTGTCATGGACTAGACTAAATTCTAGAACTGTCTCggattagctcggattggcctaagctggattaagtattgacctatgtttggtgctgcgtcggactaagaaactggattgtaaaaatagtgaaatcTATGTTTAGTGCTGTGTcagactaaaaaataattattttaatatttaaaaataataatttttaaataattaatgtaagtttttttgttattataattACCAAATTGACATGTACATTTCTTTTCCTCCAAACCAACCAAaggctttttatttgttgttaaaattataaattccaTCGATTTTATGCATAATTAGTCTTTATTTGTAtgcaaacataaagaaattaattaattgagtcTTTACCAGGTGATATTATGTTAGTATACAAAAATATGTTGGCTGAGgataaaatagataacttaGGAAATTGTGACAAAAATATAGGCAAACATTCTTTATATCTTGCATTTAACCTAGTGAACTAGAATTAGGATTTAAACAAGAGTTGCATCCGAAACTCTATGACTAAGACATTTCTGAAAACTACACATTAGGGCATAGTATTACCAAATCAATCCTCAGCAAAATTTGGtgataaaaaacaaacaggGAGCTTCCCTTTCTCAATAAAAGGGCAAAAGTTTCCAGTCTTCTAGagataaatataaaatggGAAATCATGTCTCTCTGAACCTGAAAaagtaaaactaaaaacactGAATGAACATAGTAGAAAGATGACGCATCTTCCCCACTAATAGATATGCAAGTCTACAACTGTCCAAGAAACCAATAATGATCAACAATTGAATTTTTCACATACAAGCAATCTTACAACTAAACTAGTACCACATGAATTCAAGCAAATTTTGTCATTGGTTCATTGCTGGGTATAGGTAGCATAATCACGTTTTCCAAATTTCACCTTTGCCTACAAGTATACTTACATATTACACTGGACAATTGAAATTGCTAAAACAAGAATAGTAAGCTGCAGGTTTTCTGTTTCCTTGGCCACCTTCAACTGAAGCTCTAAATTCCCAGAACATGAACCTCATTCTTCTCACAAGGCATCACGAGAGGCAATCCGTCAAGTAATGGCATAAGCAAGAGAAGATATCCCTAGTTCCACGCTAATGATCTTATAGTGCTGAAAATTACGAGAGTTGATGATCACTAACtagaaacaaaatcataagaAAACTAATTGCCGTTAGAAAAGTGATCAAGAGTGTACCTTTTGTATTTGGGCTTGGTCTACTCTACCTCCCAACTCCTCCAAGTCAATCTCTTTTCCAATGATTAGTTTCTCTACTGCTTTTTGTTCAATctaatattcaacaaaaattattaaagtCAAAATGGCAAACATTTTCTGATATCCTGAAGCAATACAAGGCTTGACAAACATTGCATGTGCTGCACTCACTGTTAAACCTTAAACATCGTTCTCTTGTCAACACCATCACCATGTTAATTGATTAAACTATGTATAATTTGAGTCATTGACCTTCAAACTATCACATTGAATTCAAGACAGACAGCATATAATATGCCAAAATTAATTGCTGCggaataaattttattgcagGAAATTACTTGACAAATgaacttcttttcttttttgctaaTTTGAATGTCAAACAGCTGTTACAACATTATGCAGTGCAGCAAACAATATGAATGGCACAAagactaaataaacataaaaaatagacagtatgaaatgaaatgaatggCGCAAATACTGAGTGACAATTGACACAGTGGAAGGGGAGGTAGGAGATTTATTAGAGATATTAGCTTggagaaacaaaaattaataactTTGAATCTGCTGCTAGCCAGGACACCATCgcatccatatatatatatatattttttatcgcatccatatttttttttattgacttTGCTTTGACATggccaaagaaaaagaaaaaagaaaattgaatcaCTAAATCAccaaccaagaaaaaagaaaattggcaAACTCCAAAACTACAAATCTTCCTCTGTGTAATCTTTTAGCACTAAACCACAAGGATGCATCATCCCACATGAACCAGTAAGTAATGAAATCCATTAGATAGTAATGAAATCCATAAAAACTGAAACAGTAAGTTCAATAAACTCAAGATTCATGCCAAAAGTCTACTCTACTTCTGAATTTCTAGGTTTTCTGAAGTACCCAATTGCAAATTAATTGCCAATTAAcatcatgtatatatatgtcaccACAGTAAATATGGATTCTACGAAAattagagaagagaagaagaaaataacagagAAAAGGAAGGAGAGATTCTCAGAGCACACAGTCAAAATTGTTGAGGACAATTGCAAAAATCAAAGAGATGGAAGAAGGAATAAGAGAGGTATCCAAAGGGAAAGACCAGAAAAACTTGCCTGCGTTAAgattcgaagaagatgagtcGATGTTGAACGAAGGAGAGGTGGAGTCGCAGAGACGGAGTCGCGAACTGGAGAGAGGCGTGTTCAATATAGCGAAGGCTTATTTTGCGAACTCATTTTGAGCTTCTCTGTATAAGGAGAACGAGTGAGGGGTTTTTTCTACTGTTGGGCTCTACTATCCCATTTAAGTTAGTCCCCTTGCTAATCAAACATGGGCTTGAGGTTCAATATAGCACAGCCCTATCTAGTGAGCCATACCAAACATGCCCAAAAGTACAAAAGCGATGTTAAAAATTTTGACCCGTCATTAGTGGTCAAAGTTGGATTCTTATTATCAGAAAAAGCTATTTCACtaagaaaattatgaaaagtaAGTAGATTTTGCACGTATCAAAAAGCGTTCatccaaaacataaaaaggcATAGGTAAAAAACCCTTCCTTTAATAATGGATGCCTAATCAATAACCCAAtctagtttgtattggccctAAAcctttgaattatgaatgtaattttaaaatttatcaaaaaataaataaataaataacccaaATTATACCACAACCATCCATTAAAATGTTGGATTACATAATGAAATGAATTAGGGTTCGTCATTGAACCGACCTGTAATTTTTAGGTTTGGCCCGAGCTTTTTggacttttttaaaaataatttcgaGTCAGATAGAATTGAGGTTTCAAAGGTCAAGGCCCCAGCCTACTCATTGGGCCGGGCCTAGAAGTATAATTCACTTCTAGTAATAATTGTGGTATAATTCAAGGgagaaaacaatatttttctctAAAATTTATGTTACACTAGTTACAAATTTCAGAAAACTTGGAGTTTTCCTCTTAAAATTCTAATCAAACTTTTCTCAAGGGCCTCTCGTGGAAGGAAGTTGCATGAACACTAcgaattatttgaaaaatattcgGAAATTCTTATTCATATCCATATTCCATTAATTATATCTTGTTTCACTGTTTCTTTTtaccttgtatttttttatttttagctaCACAAAAAGATAGGGTCTGAAAACCAGGACTGAAGTGCAGAATTTCGAGTGTGTGTTTCACCCAAATGCTTTCGCCTTACTTTGTCTgtgattttctttctctccgcaattttgttgttgttggtattttgacttcttttgggcacattaatttatttaaccCAGTTTATGACTAGGAtatgagaaattaaaataaacaaaagggCAGGCATTAACATTAAGAACAAAATGATGTGACAAATTTAAGAACTGAAAATTTTCACCCAAACAGGCTATTCTTTCTCAGgctaaattaattataatttgtcGAATTTATTTTATCCAAACTGAAATATATAGCCCATGCTTCTTAAGCTAACTTATAATATAGTAACAGTGAATTAATAAGATTTTTCAGCAAGCCAACCAAGTCCTCTTGAAATGCCGAATTAGTTTTGATACTTAACGAGATGTAACTTAGTTCCTTCCATAACTGTGGCAGCCCAGAGAAGAGCACCATCATCAAGATCAAAACCGTTCATTCGGAGTACCTTGTGTTCAACGTCAATAATGCTTTGTTCTGCGCAAACTTTCGCCTTCAACTCCCCCACGGTAGCACCATCATGGACTTCACACACATAATAAAAGCGACTATACTCCACGTAGATTTCAACTTTAATTTTGGTAAGGACAGTAAGGGAAGCATTAGGAGGAATGTGATAGTTTTGCAGAGTCAGTTCATCCCTGAGGAACTGCCCTTCCCATGAGAGCTCTTGCCTGTCTGCTGGGACTGGGATGTGAAGAGCTTCACAAATCAGTACTTTCACTTCGATAATTCGTGCAGCGACAGGTATCTCCAGAGTGGATATTGCTCCTCTCCATAAGACTATGATCCGCATGTTCTGTCAAATAACAttcattttgttatatatgAAACTGTGCATGCATTATGCATATAAACTTAGAAAAAGAACATTAGAATTTAATTTGCAATCACAAATGAATCATGTACTGGATAAAGCTTATGGAGTGTAAAAATGCTTACCGCCGGAGGCAAATTAGAGTCGGGATCCATTGTGCCGCTGATTAGTTAATGCTTCAATGCGAGAGGGATCAGCTTGTTAAAATGTATCTCCTCATGGCATTAGCATGGGGTTGGTTGTTCGAATGTGATTTGCATGCATCGAATGGTCCTTTTTAAGTCATGCATATTTTGTTCCAAAACTAGTTaacgaaaaaataatttcagaaTGAAAACTTTAGACTGAACATGATGAAGTAACCCAACTTTTATTTCTCAGCTCACACGCACTGCAAACTATATGTTGAAGAATACacaagtcccacatcggaaatttaataaaataaaaagttccatataataaatggttccactcctaataacatcgatgtcttttgtataaaacccCACACCGACTTTGTAGGTagttaagttggggacaatatcggTGTTGTTAGTAATGAGTCACTGACCCGTCTCTCTAGTCTTAACATAGTATCAGAGCGGGTTGATTGATTGTGCCTGAATTGGGCCTCTATTCTTACCCAATATGTGGTGTTCACATGTTGGGCTTGAATGCTTACCCTTACCCTTTACCCAATACGTGGTGCTCACGTGTTGGGCTTGAATGTTTGACTCCGATGTGGATTTGGCTCCACGTGTGGCCCACTATGTTGTGGTCCCACGTGAAGGGGTGTGTTGAAGAATGAGTCACACATCGGAAActtgattaaataaaataaaatacataataaATAGTTCTACTACTAATATCACCGaggccttttgtgataaaactcCACACTTACTGGGTtttgtaggtggttaagttggggacaatatttttgttgttagTAGTAGGCCGCTGGCCCGTCTCTCTAAATTTAACATGATATCAGAGCGGGTCGGTTGATTGGGCCCGATTAAacttaaatcaaacaaaaactccaaattgaatcaaaaccaaacaaaccccaaatacttcacaccaaaaaaaataaaaataaaaatgtgacTGATGTGGAATTGGTTGCATGTGTGGCCCACTAAAAAAGTGGTCCCACgtgaggaggagtgttgaaGGATACACGAGCcccacatcggaaacttaacaaaataaaaagtctcatataataaatggttccactcctaataacatcgaggccttttgtataaaacctCACACCTGTTAAATAGGTGATTAAGTTGAGGACAATATCGATGTTGCTAGTGGTGAACCAAGAGTCCGTCCCTCTGAAATCTTCACACTACAAACTcactcattttatttttaaattgttgtaaggaaaagaaggagaaaCTCAACAAACTCACTCTTATTCATCAAATAAAAGATTTTAGAACAAATGTCAAATACAAGCGTATAATCATTAGCACACtatatgtataaaataaactgaaacGTTATCTACTTGTATATAAAAGTTCGACTCTAAGACATCCGACTTTACAACTTGCTCCCAATATATGTTTATCATGTATAGTGCCCCTTCAACCCTAAAATAAGAGAAAATATTGGCTGATATTTCATCATGGCTTAGGAGAGAACGTACGTCAGACAGAATAGTGATGATCTGATTTGGTGTTCCtaatttttattctctttttctattGGCCCCTTCAAAACATTTAACTCATGGGACACTTGAGTTGAGACACAAGAAACACAAGAATGGATATGAGAAAGACGAAACAAATAGATTAATCGAA is a window from the Prunus persica cultivar Lovell unplaced genomic scaffold, Prunus_persica_NCBIv2 scaffold_42, whole genome shotgun sequence genome containing:
- the LOC109946390 gene encoding uncharacterized protein LOC109946390; its protein translation is MRIIVLWRGAISTLEIPVAARIIEVKVLICEALHIPVPADRQELSWEGQFLRDELTLQNYHIPPNASLTVLTKIKVEIYVEYSRFYYVCEVHDGATVGELKAKVCAEQSIIDVEHKIEQKAVEKLIIGKEIDLEELGGRVDQAQIQKTSLITFLWSGGESILLVPMATRIIDVKLLISEVLRIPIPIDRQELSWEGQCLKDELTLQDYHIPPTAFLVIYKKIEVKIYLEFDGHCYVYVVFDGITVGELKAKLQTEQGVDIEHKVLWMVDNSYLDDHAQLLVAGDVEGA